In the Limanda limanda chromosome 1, fLimLim1.1, whole genome shotgun sequence genome, one interval contains:
- the stoml2 gene encoding stomatin-like protein 2, mitochondrial: MLRSLCRAGGAILHQTQRSAPRLCVTPAQQRWASSLPMNTVVLFVPQQEAWVVERMGRFHRILEPGLNFLIPVLDRIRYVQSLKEIVIDVPEQSAVSLDNVTLQIDGVLYLRILDPFKASYGVEDPEYAVTQLAQTTMRSELGKLTLDKVFRERECLNSNIVHSINTAAEDWGIRCLRYEIKDIHVPPRVKESMQMQVEAERKKRATVLESEGTREAAINVAEGCKQSQILASEGEKAEKINNALGEAQAVVAKAEAKAKAIRMLSEALAEQNGNAAASLNVAEQYVSAFSKLAKESNTILLPSNTGDISSMVTQAMTIYTSLAKQSPIRAEAAEKREELQSQSTQ; this comes from the exons ATGTTGCGGTCGCTGTGTCGAGCCGGAGGAGCCATTTTACAC CAAACCCAGAGGAGCGCCCCGAGGTTGTGTGTCAcaccagcgcagcagcgatgggCGTCCAGTCTGCCCATGAACACCGTGGTGCTGTTCGTGCCCCAGCAGGAAGCCTGGGTGGTGGAGAGGATGGGTCGCTTCCACCGCATCCTGGAGCCG ggtTTGAATTTCCTCATACCTGTACTCGACCGAATCCGCTACGTCCAAAGTCTCAAGGAGATTGTGATCGATGTCCCGGAGCAGTCTGCGGTTTCTCTCG ATAATGTAACACTACAGATTGATGGAGTTCTTTACCTGAGGATCCTAGACCCTTTTAAG GCGAGTTACGGTGTCGAGGATCCAGAATATGCCGTCACACAATTGGCTCAGACCACCATGCGTTCAGAACTGGGCAAACTCACACTGGACAAAGTTTTCAGG gaaagGGAGTGCCTCAATTCCAACATCGTCCACTCCATcaacacagctgcagaggacTGGGGCATCCGCTGCCTCCGTTACGAAATCAAAGACATACACGTCCCACCTCGCGTCAAAGAATCCATGCAGATGCAG GTGGAGGCTGAGCGTAAGAAGAGAGCCACGGTGCTGGAGTCTGAGGGGACGAGGGAGGCGGCCATTAATGTCGCCGAGGGTTGTAAACAATCTCAGATCCTGGcgtcagagggagagaaggcagAGAAGATCAACAATGCGTTAG GTGAGGCTCAGGCTGTGGTAGCAAAAGCTGAAGCGAAGGCTAAAGCCATCCGAATGCTGTCAGAGGCTCTGGCCGAGCAG AATGGAAATGCAGCAGCTTCATTAAATGTGGCCGAGCAGTACGTGTCTGCTTTCTCCAAGCTCGCCAAAGAGTCCAACACCATCCTCCTGCCGTCTAACACCGGGGACATCAGCAGCATGGTCACACAG GCCATGACCATCTACACCTCGCTGGCGAAGCAGAGcccaatcagagcagaggcggcggagaagagggaggagctgcagagccaATCGACTCAGTAG